Proteins co-encoded in one Ruegeria sp. HKCCD4315 genomic window:
- a CDS encoding GFA family protein: MHTGSCLCGAVAFTIDGELSPPSACHCGQCRKQSGHIWSSTSTHEDNLSFTASDTLRWFRASDTARRGFCSVCGSFLFWQHNAEDTISISMGALSEPTGLKLSKHIFVADKGDYYDISDDLPQRAQ, from the coding sequence ATGCACACGGGTTCCTGCCTGTGCGGCGCGGTCGCGTTTACCATCGACGGAGAGCTGTCGCCGCCCTCGGCATGCCATTGCGGCCAGTGCCGCAAGCAGTCGGGCCACATCTGGTCCTCGACCTCGACCCATGAGGACAACCTGAGCTTTACCGCCAGCGACACGCTGCGTTGGTTCCGTGCGTCAGATACCGCGCGGCGTGGCTTTTGCAGTGTATGTGGCTCTTTCCTGTTCTGGCAGCACAATGCCGAAGACACGATTTCGATTTCCATGGGTGCGCTCAGCGAACCTACGGGCCTGAAACTCTCAAAGCACATCTTTGTCGCTGACAAAGGTGACTACTACGACATCTCAGACGATCTGCCCCAGCGGGCACAGTAA
- a CDS encoding FAD-dependent oxidoreductase has translation MSDFPTKARVVIIGGGVVGCSSLYHLAKKGWTDCVLLEKNELTAGSTWHAAGNVPTFSTSWAIMNMQRYSTELYSRLAEEVDYPMNYHVSGSIRLAHSKERMQEFERAMSMGRYQGIPMEMWTPEQAKEHYPFLETHDLEGVLYDPTDGDIDPAQLTQALAKGARDLGQKIIRFCPATDVTQHDDGSWTVHTEKGDIACDYVVNAAGYYAQRVGEMFKPFGGRTVPAMVMSHQYLLTDEVPEVEAWSKEHGGKLPLLRDVDVSYYLRQEKNGFNLGPYEPNCKGHWMTEDDPMPEDFSFQLWNDDLDRIEDIVTDAMERVPLMATSGVGRVINGPIPYAPDGLPLIGPMPGVKNAFEAHSFTFGIAQGGGAGKVLAEWIVDGATEWDMWAVDPRRYTDYTDQDYCNQKGMEVYGNEYAMHFPHHEWPAARDKKLSPVHDKVKALGGVMGVYNGWERANWFAQPGDDTTLEATHTWGRSGPWEQRIKEECEAVRDHCGVLDLPGFSRFMVKGEGAAEALRGLVAGGLPKVGRINLVYISDDRGRILTEMSCLRLGEDEFVMITAATAQWHDRDILVNAMPASVSVEDVTTTRDTLIVTGPKSREILSGLTDADLSSGWLTHQAATVAGQPAHLIRVSFAGELGWEVHALNADMPAIYDAILGAGAKPFGMYALNSLRIEKGYRAWKGDLSTDYSLLEGGLERFVKLDKPQDFPGKAAILSEKQQGVKKSFVTLTVEAGDCDAPYMSCIWQGDEIVGETTSGAWGYRVGKSIALGMIKAELANPGTELEVEIYGQKCRAVVEQDQPLWDPENERLRA, from the coding sequence ATGAGTGATTTTCCAACCAAAGCCCGTGTTGTCATCATCGGTGGCGGCGTCGTGGGCTGCTCGTCCCTTTATCATCTGGCCAAGAAGGGCTGGACCGACTGCGTTCTGCTGGAAAAGAACGAGCTGACTGCTGGCTCGACTTGGCACGCGGCGGGCAACGTGCCGACCTTCTCGACCTCATGGGCGATCATGAACATGCAGCGCTACTCGACCGAGCTGTATTCGCGCTTGGCCGAAGAAGTTGACTATCCGATGAACTACCACGTTTCGGGTTCCATTCGTCTGGCGCATAGCAAAGAGCGGATGCAAGAGTTCGAGCGCGCCATGTCCATGGGCCGCTATCAGGGCATCCCGATGGAGATGTGGACCCCGGAACAGGCCAAGGAGCATTATCCGTTCCTTGAGACGCATGACCTTGAGGGCGTGTTGTACGATCCGACCGATGGCGATATCGACCCGGCGCAGCTGACGCAGGCGTTGGCCAAAGGCGCGCGCGATCTGGGCCAGAAGATCATCCGTTTCTGCCCGGCCACCGATGTGACACAGCATGACGATGGCAGCTGGACCGTGCATACGGAAAAGGGCGACATCGCCTGTGACTATGTGGTGAACGCCGCCGGCTACTATGCGCAGCGCGTGGGCGAGATGTTCAAGCCATTCGGCGGCCGCACCGTTCCCGCGATGGTCATGAGCCATCAATACCTGCTGACCGACGAGGTGCCCGAGGTTGAGGCGTGGTCGAAAGAGCATGGCGGCAAGCTGCCGCTGCTGCGCGACGTCGATGTCTCCTACTATCTGCGGCAAGAGAAGAACGGCTTCAACCTCGGCCCCTATGAGCCCAACTGCAAGGGCCACTGGATGACCGAAGACGATCCGATGCCCGAGGATTTCAGCTTCCAGCTTTGGAATGACGATCTGGACCGGATTGAGGATATCGTCACCGACGCCATGGAGCGGGTGCCGCTGATGGCAACCTCGGGCGTTGGACGTGTAATCAACGGTCCGATCCCCTACGCGCCTGATGGCCTGCCGCTGATCGGTCCGATGCCCGGTGTGAAAAACGCTTTTGAGGCACACAGTTTTACCTTTGGCATCGCGCAGGGCGGTGGCGCGGGCAAGGTGCTGGCGGAATGGATCGTTGACGGCGCGACCGAATGGGATATGTGGGCCGTCGATCCACGCCGCTACACCGATTACACCGATCAGGACTATTGCAACCAGAAAGGCATGGAAGTCTACGGCAACGAATACGCCATGCATTTCCCGCACCACGAATGGCCTGCCGCGCGTGACAAAAAGCTGTCGCCGGTTCATGATAAGGTCAAAGCGCTGGGCGGCGTGATGGGCGTTTACAACGGTTGGGAACGCGCCAACTGGTTCGCGCAGCCGGGTGATGACACCACGCTTGAGGCAACGCATACCTGGGGCCGTTCCGGCCCCTGGGAGCAGCGGATCAAAGAAGAATGCGAGGCGGTGCGCGACCATTGCGGCGTGCTTGACCTGCCAGGGTTCTCGCGTTTCATGGTCAAAGGCGAAGGCGCTGCCGAGGCACTGCGTGGCCTAGTAGCTGGTGGATTGCCTAAAGTGGGCCGTATCAATCTGGTCTACATCTCGGATGACCGCGGCCGCATCCTGACAGAGATGTCCTGTCTGCGCCTGGGCGAAGATGAATTCGTCATGATCACTGCCGCGACCGCGCAATGGCATGACCGGGATATTCTGGTGAATGCAATGCCCGCCAGCGTATCGGTTGAGGACGTCACCACAACCCGCGACACACTGATCGTCACCGGCCCGAAATCGCGTGAGATCCTGTCGGGTTTGACCGACGCCGATCTGTCCTCGGGCTGGCTGACCCATCAGGCCGCAACCGTGGCTGGCCAACCGGCCCACCTGATCCGCGTTTCTTTTGCTGGTGAGTTGGGGTGGGAAGTACACGCACTCAACGCGGATATGCCTGCGATCTACGACGCGATCCTCGGTGCAGGGGCCAAGCCGTTCGGCATGTACGCCCTGAACTCGCTGCGCATCGAGAAAGGTTACCGCGCGTGGAAAGGCGACTTGTCGACCGATTACTCGCTGCTCGAAGGGGGGCTGGAGCGGTTCGTCAAACTGGACAAGCCGCAGGACTTCCCCGGCAAGGCCGCGATCCTGAGCGAGAAGCAGCAAGGCGTGAAGAAGTCGTTCGTCACCCTGACTGTTGAGGCTGGTGATTGCGACGCGCCTTACATGTCCTGCATCTGGCAGGGCGATGAGATCGTCGGTGAGACGACGTCGGGTGCATGGGGGTACCGTGTCGGCAAATCCATCGCTCTGGGCATGATCAAGGCTGAGCTTGCGAACCCGGGTACCGAGCTTGAGGTCGAAATCTACGGCCAAAAGTGCCGCGCTGTGGTAGAGCAGGATCAACCGCTTTGGGATCCCGAGAACGAGCGGTTGCGCGCTTAA
- a CDS encoding LysE family translocator — translation MSFEAWTIFALFWVVFVTTPGPNAVNCISNGMSLPFPKAMLGVLAIVTQASAFLILSALGITALIAASPTGFFVAKLVGAAFLIWVGIRGWMNATKPAPASERPARHVYFHALAVATINPKSVAGYLAAFSQFVQPDVPIWQQMGVIMPTALIITTLSYTGFTLLGALMGKAALGAVFNIWVRRVMATCFIIYGVLLGASSTPAARG, via the coding sequence ATGAGCTTTGAGGCCTGGACCATATTCGCGTTGTTCTGGGTGGTGTTCGTAACCACCCCAGGCCCGAACGCGGTCAACTGCATCTCAAATGGGATGAGCTTACCGTTTCCCAAAGCAATGCTTGGGGTGCTGGCAATCGTGACGCAAGCCAGCGCGTTCCTGATCCTGTCGGCGCTGGGCATCACCGCACTGATCGCGGCGTCACCGACCGGGTTCTTCGTGGCCAAACTTGTGGGGGCCGCTTTCCTGATTTGGGTCGGCATCCGAGGCTGGATGAACGCTACGAAACCAGCGCCAGCCTCTGAACGCCCTGCGCGGCATGTCTATTTTCACGCGCTGGCGGTGGCGACGATAAATCCCAAAAGCGTGGCAGGGTACCTGGCGGCCTTTTCGCAATTCGTGCAGCCCGACGTGCCGATCTGGCAGCAGATGGGAGTCATCATGCCCACGGCGCTGATCATCACCACGCTCAGTTATACCGGCTTCACCCTACTGGGCGCGCTCATGGGCAAGGCCGCACTAGGGGCTGTGTTCAACATCTGGGTTCGCCGTGTGATGGCGACCTGTTTCATCATCTATGGCGTGTTGCTGGGGGCCAGCTCCACGCCCGCAGCAAGGGGGTAA